DNA from Castor canadensis chromosome 3, mCasCan1.hap1v2, whole genome shotgun sequence:
AGGAATATGGAACTATTGCAGTTCGTTTTTCATTTAACACTAGTTAAGTAATATATAATTCACCTTCATCAATCCATATTAGTAATATAAAGAGATTAAATGAAGCAGTAAATTTCAAAATTTGTGCAGGGGAAACTAGATGGTAGTTTGTTTCCAATAAGGCTAGTAGCAAAATAATCACTTCAAAGTCAGTCCAAGCTAGAAGAAAAGCTCCGATTTAGCAGGCTGAGTCCAAGTTTGGAGTTAGGGAATTCTAGTTCCTGTATTACTGTGCAAATCTAGAATTTCCTATGGAAAAGACAGTGCTGGCAGCATCAAAGCCCTGGAATAAGAGAGTAAAATACTGATTAGATTTTGAAATGCACAGAAATTACATGAAGGAATTTGAAAGTCTTTATGATAGTGTCACACAATGGCCTCAGAGTTCTCTCAATGAATCAGAAACTAAGACAATTCTTTCATTAATAATGTCGAATCAAAAGCCTAAATTCAAAGCAAATGATAAACACACAAAAGCAAAGATGCACTTTCTCCTATGAGCATATGCGAAAGTTTCAAGTTTTATGTCAACATTCTATACCAGCAGCATCCCCCTTTAAAAGGAAGAGCTCAGTCAGGACTGCCCATCCCTTTTCAAAGCTTCCAGTCTCTGAAGAAGTGCATTTCCAAATGCTTCTCGGTAGGCAGGGCTGAGCGTATCCAACAGGGAGTAGACGGTTTCGTGGTAGGGAGTCTGTAGACGATCGTCCACCTGGTCGAAAGCATAGCCTACCACCTAGGAGAGGAGTTACGAAGAGTTCAGTAGTTACTTTCCCTCTTGGCACAGAAGGCAAAAGCCAAGTGTTTGCATGGATCATTCTCCAATGACATTTTTTACCCATTAATAGGATCTGCACATTTAAACACTATCTTTAAGGCTGGGGTGTGGTTTatttggtagagcacctgtctagcaagtgcaaggccctgagttcaaaccaccctaataccacaaaaacaaccaaccaaccacccCCTAACCTTTAGTACTTACGCAATTTATAACATATAACACAGGAACACTGAAAAATGCTCCATAAAGGCCactttacaaattttaaaaggtttGATTTACACACTTTTACTCCTTAAAATGGCATAGAAACAgatcttttttttggtagcactggggtttgaactcggggcctcacacttgctaggcaggcattcttactgcttgacccactctttttttttgcttgactcccctttttttatgttggatatttttgagatacgaTCTTGAGAACTCTTTGCTGGGGGCTGGTTTCACACCATAATCCTCTTAATCTGtgccgcctgagtagctaggattacaggcatgagccaccagtacccggctAAATTTACTGTTTACTGATTTGATAGGGAGGTGTTCTGTAATTGTTGTTGGCTTGATGAAAGCTTGTAACCCCTTTGCATAAACTCTACATTAATGACATTTACTTAAGCCACAGATGATGCaagtttttgttagaaatagaagctaagtagtttttgttttttttttaaatgaaaattagggGCAGGAACCTCAGAAAAATCCATACTCCTACACTCTCTATAGTGTGGCACAATGCCATTTGCCCTTCTCTCATCCTTGCTACACTGTGATCTTCATGGAGGACAGGGGTCATGTCTTAGTCACATCTCATTCATTTGATTTCCAACTGCTGACACAGGATAGTTGCTTAATAAACGTCAAGTCAGTCAGACTGAAAAATATCTGAGTGCCTACTACATGTGGATTTTACAGCAGGTCCAGATTTTTCTGTATCATTCATTCATACAATCATCTCCcaaatctttttaattatttttttaatctccgGGTTTCAGATAAAGAATTGACTTACAGAAGACTGACTCACCCAAGATCACTCACATTTAAGGTTTCTGTCCATCAAAACTGCTTCTACCTCTCTTCAGCCACCTTAGAATTAACCAATGTAAGACAGAATTAATTTTCCTTGATCATTTATCTCTAAATTTCATTTCCGAGTTCTAGtcactctttctgcttttttgcctACGTCTACTTAAGATGCACTACAGCTTTTAGAAGGCATTAGGGATTTTGGAAGGGGTGCATAAGAACTGGAGAGTGCAGATGCTACTCTTAAGCTAAGCAGCTGCCATGTGCACTTGTGTGGGGACTGACACAGTAAAGATGCTGGCCTTGTGCACCCACCACCCATGACTCATCCTGTATTGTTAACACAGTATCGTGTGACATTCTCACTTGCTTACGCCTTGCCCTCTACCTCATGGTCATGTGCAATGACAGGTGTGAAAACACACAGAAGTCACATGTCTTTCACCAAGACTAAAGATTAACTGATTCATAAGGTTAAAACTGAACTTCAGATTTTCTAATGCCTATCCCTTTGTTCAGTAAGTTcttcatggtatttttttttttttttctgtttaaagttGCTCTCAGGTAATGCTTTCTGTATTCTGAACTCAGGATTCTGGTTTAAAGGCTGTGGAAAGGCAATTTGTCTAGACGAGCTCACTTGGAATAGAGATGCTGGTGAGAAAGTGCCAGTGGAGACTCAGGCAATCTGTGAGTACAATGTTCTGCTGTTTTCATTCTGAGGTAACAGTTGGAAAACAGTGGAGTCAAGTATCttatctgtttgtttatttatttatttaacttactTAGTGGTGCTGGTAATTGAACCCAGGTACTCATGCATGCTAGTCATTGACTGAGCTAAATCCTCAGCCAAAGAATcttggggtatgtgtgtgtgtgtgtgtgtgtgtgttttactgggGAGCAAGCTTAGTGCCTTGTGCTTTCTGGGcaaccctctaccacttgagccatgccccagcccttttgcatttttagtttgtttgtcagatagggtctagcaCTGACTTTGCCCTGGCTGCtctggaacctcgatcctcctatctctgtctgaAAGTAGTTGGACCTCAGtagtactaccacacctggcttgtttttgagatagggtcttgctaatttttgcccagactggccttgagccttgatcctcctgtttctgcctcccctgtggctgggattacaggcacataccaccacttGGCCTAGAATcttgttttaaaagaagaaacgGAAATGAGAGGTGGAAAAAGAGTCTTTCAACACAATGACTGCAAAACTCTCATCACAGAGAACGAATAATTTTGGTGGATACACTTAGCTACAGATGACAAGTAAATTAGTTTTGGAGGTGAAGAGTAAAGCCAAATAACATCTTGCAAataaatttcatctttttataaAACTCAATTTTCCCCTGTTGATCAAAATTACtaaaaattaatgggaaaaatttaaatatgttgtcttttttttcctttggacactttacttgtttgtttatttgcagtactggggtttgaactcaagacctacaccaTGAGCTACTTCACTAgcccatttttttttgagatgggttttttcgagatagggtcttacgaactatttgcctgggctggctttgaaccacaatcctcctgatctctgcctcctgaatagctaggattacagataggagccactggtgccaacttCGAcacttttcataaaaatattttggaagctACTGAATGTCTGTGTTTTACTTAACACTTTTCCCTCCCACTCTCCCCATCCTTTTTGACAAAGTGGTAAagatttactttttcttccttttctaaaaagaaaagtaagttaCCCTAAGTCCTGCTTCAGTGAGCTCCAGGCAGTATCTGTTCCTCTCCTTGGTCTCCACGTTGATATAGGCCACATCATCTGCACAGCGCAGGCTTTTCGAGACAAACATGTTGCTAACGGCAAAAAGAACGTCATTTACTACTGCTTCAGCTTCTAGCCTCATGTCCTTCACATCGGTTCCTTCAAAACCATTGAGCTCTGAACCTTCCTCAAATCCTGCCATGCTGCTTAGCTCCATGGGGTTACAGTTTGATTCCATTCTGCAAAAAAGtagatgcaattttttaaaatacaaagacatTCAAGGTGTGGTTTGATGAAAATAGTTATGCCTTGAAAGTGCTTCttagtattagtattagtattaTAAAATACTATCTAGCTAACAATTTCCAGGGGAAATATTATCTAAAACTATTTCCAGCAGCTTTTACTGTAAAATTATAGACACCTATGGATTTTCAAAAAAAGATCTCTTTCTCACATACAAGATGTTAATTCTCATATTGATAAGCATTTATTTTACTACAGTTTTTAGCTATTGCAAATAATGCCTCACTAAAGACTAGTAGATACTGAGTCCCCCACCActccttttttcctttgcaattCTGAGGgttcaactcagagcctcatacatgctagataagcactcttaCCTTTGAGTCATACTTAGTTTTAAATGCTTATTTCTCTAGGATAGATACTCAGAACTGGAATTCCTGAGTCAAAGGACATGCTCATTTTAACCTTCAACAGACACTGCCGATTCACCCTTCAAAAAGagctttccttccattcttcaagacaggatctggctatgtagcccaggatggctttgaaaccaagatcctcctgcctcagtctcccaggtgctgAGGCTTTACTGATTTACATATTCCACCAGAACAGGAGGGACTGTCTGTACCAGACTCTTCTTCACCAAACTCTTTccaattctttttccatttttgccaACTTAGGAGGCAGGAACGAGAGCTCATTATTCTATGTATTTCATTGAGTAAACATCTTTTTGAATATTAATAGGATATTTTTAGTTCCGAGATCATACAgctaataagaaagaagaaatagaaatgaacttAGGTTGTCTAAAATCAGAGTTCAGGTCTTTACCTATGAAAATACATTACCTCCCAGTAGTTCTTTTTATGACTTCTGGATTTGGGATTTTCCTTAAGAAGGCCCCATCCCTTGAGTTGtcttctaaatttttctttttttttttttggtggtactggggtttgaactcaaggcctcaagcttgaTAGGTAgaaactctaccactttagccactccgctagccctattttatgttggtttttctttctttctttcgttttTTTCCTCcaagatagggtcccatgaactgttttcctagactggctttgaatcttaaacgtcctgatctctgcctcctgagtagctagaattatagtagtgagccatcagcacctgacttctaaattctttctttctctgtatttaaCTCTTTCATCTGTCTGGGATTATTTTGTGTAGTTTTATTTGCCAAATGGATAGCCTAACACCATTTACTAGATAGCCTATCTTTCCCCCACTTATTTGAAGTGGTCCAAATATTACATTTTGAATATAATACTTTCCATGCCAACTTAAGCCCATATTACTGCCAGGTTCTAGCATTTCTTCTGTGACTGgggttaaaaaatattttgttggcAATGAATACTATTAAAATTTGAAACGTATCAATGAGAAAAGTTAATAAATGTGAAATTACTTTGGAAAGTCAAAAGGGGTTTAGAAAGCAAGATATATTGCTTCTTTTTATAACCTGGCAGACTTTAAAAGTAAATTAGCATGTTCAGTTCTCTGATAGGATTAAGTACCTGCTCTCCTGAGTGCAGATGGATCTTTATTTACACATTCAGTTAATACTCATCCTGCCTAGAGAAAGCACTGTGGTCAAAGTCTAGTCCTTTCCATCCACCACATGGGAGAATGAAGGTTAGATTAGTAATAAACATGTTTTCTAAAAGGATccttaatgactttttttttctgagaatgcTGACACCTTGTATGAACATTTTATACCATTTGCTGGTTTatgcattctctctctttttctcaggtGTGCCCTTCTGTGTGCTATTTAAAATTCTCTAAGTTAGTGGTTCTCAAACTCTGATACTCACTAGAGTTGCCTGGGAGAGCTTATCAACGGACAGATGCACTGGCCTCACTGCAGAGAACCAGCACCATGTCTTGGGGAGATGGGTATCATCTCAGAGTTCCAGGTGTTTCTGCTGTGCTCTAAATTACCTCAAAAATCTTAACTAGCAGAGTTCCTGCAGCTGCATATCATGTGCATACTATAAAAGTCAAAGCTCTTTGTAAAGGCAATTTGTGAAAAACTGTATCAAGCTATGTCAAAAAACTACATAGCAAGTGTATGAATAATATAGTCCTCCAATTCTGTTTCAACTAATGGTATGTTTTGAGGATCTTTTATCTTGGCTCCCATAGCACTTAACAGAACTCATCACTCACTGCTAACGATCCAAGGCACTTACAAAATtatcaagtattttttatttttattttttttggtggtactaaggtttgaaatcagggcttatgcttgctagacagatgctctatcacttaagcccctccaccagccctacaaAATTATCAATTATGGTGGACAATTTGTCAGGCAACTAAAATCTAAAACTGACTTACTATACATGAAAATAGttgattttctaaaaattttaccaTCCTCTTAATGTAATCTTAGTATAATCAATAAACTGCTTAATATATTtggttttatataaattatatgagcacatttttgaagattttaaaatatcactgcCCACTAAAAGTCTCTAAACATCATGCATGTCACATATCTTTATTCTGCTTAAGTAACCAACTACCTCAATTATGATGTCAGAGATAATAATCATTACATGAAGATGTTCACTCAAGACAGCCTGACAATTTACTCAGTTTTCTTTTGGCAACAGTCTAATTCATTGCAATCAGAACTATAATGATGGGGAATGATGAAAAACTGGTACTAGGATGAAAGAAATCCTTACAGGTCAGCAAAGAAGGTCACCGAATAGTTGCTGTGTAATAACCAGCACCAAAttgcaaaaaggagaaaaacatctTCCTAGGACTCTGAACTCTTAGATTTTCTCTGAAATGTCTTTGAAATTCAGAACTTTTCATgatacatataaatttaaaatattttattgaggcaCTACATACCTAACGTTTACACTATTTATTACtacaatgtatttttttgttgACTGTAGCAGACTCTTGATTATTTATAAATCTCCTTTCCTCTGCCTACCACCACCCAGATTTTCTAGGGGAATTGTAATGCCCCCTTCCTGTACTGAGGAGAGTAACCCGGAAATCTGTCTGAGATTACTGACTGCCCTCAACTAATCAACACGGAGTATTTCCTGGTCACTTTAGTCCAGAACAGTTCAGTCAGAGCATATGGCCCAGTGCTTCCTGGCAGCCATCTTGAGATGGGGACAGGAGTCCAAGGGCAATGCTGACAATGGGAAGAGAACAGAACCAGGAATTTCACACAGAATACAGCCAAGCCCACTCTAGTTTCCCAACCTTTGCACTTTTCAGTTACTGGAGCTAATAAATTCCCATTATTTTACTggcaacagaaaaataataaataatccaaaataaaaaataacaaataatcctAGCTGACTTAGAAGTCAACCCCAAATTAAAAGCAGTGGCTGATCTAGCTCTACAACAGCCTTATGGAGGTCAAAGAGTTTAAAATAGGGGCCCATGATGATTCTTGTGTCACGAATTAAGTGCTTAACAAAAGCTTTACAGAACTTGAGTATCCATATGTGCCTGTTAGTTTTCTGCCATTGTAGCAAATCACCACAAATGTAATGGCTTAAGATAGCGCACATTTACTCCCCTACAGCTCTGGAGGTGTGAGATACCAGCAAGGCTGCATTCCTTCTCGGGGTTCAGAGAACCTATTTCCATGTCATTTGTAACTTCTTGAGGCCACCTGACTTACGGAAAGCCTCTATCTTCAAAAAGCACATCACACCAACCTCTAGTTCTGTGGTCACACCATGACACCTCACaagtttttcttagaagaaccACTGTGAGTCCACTGGGCCCACCTGGACCCAATCCAGGATAATGCCCTATCTCAAAGTTGTTAAACGTAGCACACCTGCAAAGTTTCTTTTGCCATGTGAGGTAGCACATTTCCAGGTTCTGGAGATTAGGACTTGGACATCTCTGTGGGACCAGTTTAGCACAGCGGTCATGCCTTGTCAGCAGGAAGAGAGTACCAAGGTAGTCAGACAGACTTCCTTTTCTGctcttccttttttgggagagtcATAATATACTTTCAATAAGCATGTTGAATAGGCAATGTATGGTGTGAGGCAGTTTATAGGGCTCTCCTTAAAGGGGCCAGAGCACCTGCTCACTGTCTTCTTCTGAAAAGGTCCATGCTGTGTATTCTGTAGCTTCAGCATCACAACCAGAGCAAAGAGGATGGGTAATTTAGTCAAAGGTACTATGCTAAGGCTGGCAAGGGATTTATGCATGTCCTGAGTTGAGCTCTGTCCAACCACTTGATTCTGAATGGCGACAGGTCCATCTGATCATATCCTCTCTCTCTGTCCAAGAGTTTGAAAACAGTGTTAAAAAGCATTAAAGTCAGCTGATATTTTAGTCTGTTTATGTcgctataacaaaatactcagacctgggtactttataaagaaaacagattcacTTATCCCATGAGGTTGAAAATTCAACCTAATCTAATCTGTTTGGCCTCTGCCGAGAGCCTCCTTGGCTGTCACAACATGACGGATGGTATCATGGTGGAAGTGTATGTcagggagagatcacatggtgagacaggaagccagagagactcAGGAGCCaggatggcatttttttttttttaacaactcaCTATTATGGGAACTAACCAGAGTCCTGAGAAAACTACATTAATCCCCTTCTAAGGCAGCACCCTCAGAGCCCTACCACCTTCCACTAACCCTGCCTCTTAAAAGTTAAGCCTTTCAACATCACACTAAAGACCAAGCTTTAAGGACACGAGTCCTTGGGGGGCAGGCTCAGACCATCTGCAAACTGTAGTGGCTGGCGATGACAGGAGTTGAAGAAGCAGAGCATGACATGGAGAAGCAGTTTCTACCTTTCTGATATGTACCCCGGTGAGTCAAAACACTGGGCAGGTACCTTACCATATGCTTTTACATACACATTCTCCCACAATTAAAATACTGAGAAAATATAATTGCACTAAATCCATATTTAAACAGGAGATGgtagaaaaggaaacattttcttcttaCTTCTCATATTAAATTTGTAGTTTTATTCAGGTTTGATTTTAACAACTGTGTCAAGAAGCCCAGAGGAAAGGCTGAAGTCCATAAGGCAAGGCCCTTCCAGATGTCTGAAGAGGGGGCAGGagtcccctccctcctcttttaCTTCTCAGTGGTTCATCTGTATGCCATTTCAGTGAAGGGACAATGACTGGAAATACCACTGACACATCAGAGCTGCTGCCAGGTTATCAGAATGGTTGGCTCATCACTGTGAATCCtgtaaaaatctttgtttttcctttctgcaaACTAAACAAGAATGCTGCATGAATAGGACTTCCCATGATGATGCAAATTTTCTTTATTGGTGTTGTTCAATACAGTAGCTTCTAGCTACATGTGGCTAACTGAACACCCTCAAGTTTGGCCACTGTGACAGaggaatttatttacttattcatttatttttttcatttttattagcatatattcactgTGGGGGGGACATTTGTTgaaacaattctgaatagccttacagtGCATATTGGTTccaaggaatttaaatttttatttaattttattttttaaaacactacaTATTTGtagataatgatgataataaactGAGTTTATATTaggtttgaaaaaaatcattagctgtaAAGGCATGGAGTTAAACTTATATGAGTAGCAAAATGTGGAAATTTGAAGAACAATTGAATCCTCACTCCTCCATGAAGAATAATCAGCCATCAGTGTTCCAAATAGTAAAAATCAAAGGATTATTTCTTGTACTTTACAGTCTTTTGTCTGGAtgtttgctaggtaagtgctctgccactgacttCTATACCCAGCCTTTGAATGCTATTTAGAAACTAAGTTTAGTAGTCAAGTATCATAACCCACTGGGTACCTTATAGTCAGCATTTTTCTAAGCACTAGACTACTGATTAAAGATGTTTACAGGCTTAGAATCTAATTTGGGAAATAAGACAGGCATGtgaaatatttatacaaatattaaaGCCACAAacacatataataattataaccAAAGAAATGTACTTAATTGTGAATGGCTGATAATTACAGAAAACAATGCTATACCTTGGTGGACCTACTACAAATGCTATCATTAAGTTTCTATGAACTTTGGATGACCACACAACCTCATGGTTCTATACAGTAAGGGAAACAGTCTTTACTGTTCTAAGAGCCCTGGAATTCTACAATCTATAGCATAACTGTTCATTATCATGAGGCTTGACTCATGGAACAGGTCAGTCAAAATTGGCCTGGAATGAGCCTGGATAGAGTTACAGATAGCAGATATCTTCATGGGGAAGAAAGCATATGCAAGGGTCTGCACAGGGTGTAGCAGCCTCACTGaaatataaggaaactgaagggAGTAATGCATAGGTAGAGATGCTGGTTTGACAGGGTGCAGACACCTAGACCGGGGAACTTGATTTTGATATAATAGGCTGTTAACAATGTTTTCATATCTAAGTGGGTTACTGATTGGAGCATAGTTTGTTGCCTGCAATTTGGCAACCTCTACCTTTTTATTGGGGGTGTGTGgattatttacatttaatatgttTACTGTAATCTTTCTGCCTATGTTTGGACTGACCACATTTTAGGATTCTATTTTATATCCTTTGGTAATTTATTAACTGTAACTTTTTAGTTTGTAGTTTTGGTAATTGCTTTAAAGAATGTATCTTTAATTTGCCACAATGTACCTTTGATAGGCGTTATACTACTTCATGTATAGGGACCTTACAAGAGTCTACTATACACCCTTTTGCTATTTTTATCTTATATTTAACTTCTACGTTAGAAACTTCACAATACATGTAAATTTTGCTTTTAACTCTTTTTCAGAGATTTAGGtaataagcaaaaatattttacatttaatcaCAGCTTCCTTTTCTGGTGCTACTTATTCTTTTGTACTGATGGGTAGCTTTACATATGACCTATATCATTTTCTGCTTGAAGGACTTCCTGTAACATTTCCTGCAGTGTAGGTCTGCTGTTGCTGAATTCTTTCAGCTTTGGTATGTTTGAATAACTATTCCTTTCACcttcttgtggtactgggctttaaactcagggtctcacacttgctaggcagatgctctactactagagtcatgcctccagccccttttgctctggttattttggaaataaggtctcactttttgcccatgctggcctagaCAATTGTCCTATTTATACTGCCCAccgtggctgggatgacaggtgcataccaccacacctggcttttttccattgatagggagtttcaagaaatttttgctctggcctcaaactgtgatcttccttatctcagcctcccaagtggctaggactacaggcatgagccaccagtgcctggcttcattttcatttttaagagacATTCTGCTGGGCACAGCATCCTAGGGTGACATTTATCCTTCTTTCaagtctttaaatatttttctactatCATCATCTTGCTTTCATTGCTTTCCATGAGAAATCTGGTGTCACTGTTATCTTTGTTCTTAGTGTACTTTTTCCACGATGTTgttgcttttatatatttttttgagatagagtcttatttagcccaggctggccttaaattcactatgtagcccaagaagCTGCCCTTGCCTCCTCTtcatgcttattttgtttaaGGTCTGTTGAGATGCTTGCATCAGTGGGTTTCGTTTTCAATAAATTCGAACCTTTTTGAGCAAACTTTCATCTGTTCCTCTCTTCTTTGAAGACCAATCTAGTGTAGTAGTTCAAATGAAGGTGTCCTATTCctcatattttgttcattttgaatAGTTTCTATGACTTCAAGTTTGCAAATCTTCTGCAATATCTAACCTAATCTACTTGTTTCTAAATATCTTCTATGGCTCTTCTTTTCTCCAGCTCAATCTttttactagtttttttttttttttttgatgatactggggtttgaactcaaggcctcatgcttgctaggcaggagctctaccacttgagccactctgcctacttttgttttgtgatttttttttttttcaagatagggtcttgcaagcaatttgcccagctggcctcaaactgctatcctactgatctctgcctctgagttgcACCCAGCATTTCATTAGCTTTTTGAACATGTgaaatataagtttttaaaagccCTATCTACTAATATCATTGTGTTATTTTTGATTTAATTTCAATTGAC
Protein-coding regions in this window:
- the Gskip gene encoding GSK3B-interacting protein, whose amino-acid sequence is MESNCNPMELSSMAGFEEGSELNGFEGTDVKDMRLEAEAVVNDVLFAVSNMFVSKSLRCADDVAYINVETKERNRYCLELTEAGLRVVGYAFDQVDDRLQTPYHETVYSLLDTLSPAYREAFGNALLQRLEALKRDGQS